A DNA window from Paraburkholderia phytofirmans OLGA172 contains the following coding sequences:
- a CDS encoding phosphatase PAP2 family protein, which translates to MNWRLLFKRIGIRNLLVAGVLAVGGTWLFLGVLEDVVSGDPLVAVDVRIHAALQSIRFPLLDSLMVAASELGDAAVTIPVILVVLAWFVGQRRLRSAAYWILTVLFAQVFVVTLKFAMRRARPSSMYEGIQGFSFPSNHATLSVVTYGFLAFFVARAWGSAARLRIATVTALFILLISFSRLYLGVHWFSDVLAGISFGVAWIAMAAVLHRVGDENGRCSSSLGVASFVTFVISATVHIIMQHGVNMALYVPR; encoded by the coding sequence ATGAACTGGCGTTTGCTCTTCAAGCGCATCGGAATTCGCAACCTGCTCGTTGCCGGCGTACTAGCCGTAGGTGGTACGTGGCTTTTCCTTGGCGTGCTGGAGGATGTCGTGAGTGGGGACCCGCTTGTTGCGGTCGACGTCAGGATTCACGCGGCGCTCCAATCTATCCGTTTCCCGCTACTCGACTCCCTTATGGTTGCCGCCTCGGAACTGGGCGATGCTGCCGTCACCATTCCAGTCATCCTCGTCGTGCTTGCGTGGTTCGTGGGCCAGAGGCGGCTGCGAAGCGCTGCTTACTGGATTCTGACGGTCCTGTTTGCACAGGTCTTCGTCGTCACGCTGAAGTTTGCCATGCGCCGTGCGCGACCGTCATCGATGTACGAAGGCATACAGGGATTTTCCTTTCCCAGCAATCATGCGACGCTGAGCGTCGTCACCTATGGCTTTCTGGCGTTTTTCGTTGCGCGCGCGTGGGGCAGCGCGGCACGGCTACGTATTGCGACTGTCACCGCACTCTTCATTCTTCTGATTTCGTTCTCACGCCTTTATCTGGGCGTGCACTGGTTTTCTGACGTGCTCGCCGGAATCAGCTTCGGTGTGGCATGGATAGCAATGGCAGCAGTGCTGCATCGTGTAGGGGATGAAAACGGAAGGTGTTCTTCTTCCCTAGGCGTGGCGTCCTTCGTGACCTTTGTCATCAGTGCGACGGTGCACATCATCATGCAACACGGTGTGAACATGGCCCTCTACGTCCCCAGGTAG